The region acataccccccggacaaatcttcaaaatctaataaacgtaccccccggaataaacataccccccggaaaatgaccaaattgacacataATCTGTGTCtatgctacttctgtcctagGGAAAggagataataagcaggtaggttctttttattcgttTAAGCCTGATTTACtttttgagatttaccacatttgtggaaagattgacataacaggtgacaatcacgttttcaagatgtcaaccctgaccagactgtaaggtttgatccactcacactgggaaggacccctactctttgtaaCACTTTAATGTATAGTATCCACAATTTTCTgcaaaaattgggcataggttccccgctatgacccctaaccgggggccaacggtgcttcaaattcaacaagtgaaaatgttcatgatacatgcattttctacttggaacttaaagcaagtgatcaaggaaaattgtataaagtgacatcatcaaCCACAAGTTaagtcgccaaacttctcagttcacttcacaccttcaCTCTATCACACGTCTACTCTTTTTTCATATATGTATCAAcatctagaacttgaacagaaattacaatatcctgaatatatgctcagtgaaagtattacttatttgtaaaagccatatagaaaaggatgaacttgccatttatcgtgttatgcattgcatataaaacaaaatcacattattatatcatgttaaggacattatcatatattgtccttggttcagtgttgttgcaatcctaacaatttcaaatccaaaaattacccttgtatgtagaaaaaaactttcattttgagagactaaattgtcaacaaatttgttattTAGATGCCTCAGgcttgtacaatgttgcaacatggaggtttggtggcaacaaaccacagggttctcatgttacacatcaaagggcctgtgaaagggtgagccagacagtagtcatggtagcggcaccaacacagtaaggggcggggcttacaCGCAAATTTCTTGGAAAGCTCcggcattctttctgtagaggagtgatcttttttaaagcatttttatgtgataataacggtgactagattgcaatctaattttgtgtatagaTTTTACTATATAAAATTCTTTTTGTTAAATTACCATGCACATTTCTGACTAAGGCAAATGGGTTTTATTTATAgatcaaaaaaaattgtttccccttcttcgaggtgagctcttccataCATGAGAGCCTTTCCCACGGACTATCACTGCCatgcgtctttactgtggcgattttcgaaggactaaatgtttatgtttgtggtaggattgaagcgttttggtacattttgaaagtgattatacagtttctaatgctaagacacaatttttacgtggtgttgtttttagattttcaaagtttttgggaaaggcTGTTATCTCACGTAAGTAATTttacatgtgtaacgttacttgaaacaccgtgtgccgctggcatatacatgtaatttgttttctgatcagcgtgctttggtttacgatgtaaacagagactttCAAAGTTGTACGaaagaaacatttcaaaacttcagtgtgccgtcttattttctccttaTTACaacgtttactttgtagcgagattgaccgatatgttagtaccgccagtATTTCACAAATGTCGGGTCATTGTagcggcggggaaatccacgtcatttggtcgaaaaatagcgaattaggagcaaaaatatcggggaaatatggaAAGAAAACTTAACTTTTGATATAagggggatctctggtaagcaaagtcccgatggattttcaaaaaaacaataaacgtaccgtccaaaataagaacgtactgggtggatttttaggctgaaaaaaataaacgtaccggtacgtttatttgggagatgagagtactgcTAAACTACTGCAGAACTACTCCTAGATTACGCTGAACTACTACTCAACTCCTGCTGAACTACTGCTGAGATgctgctactagtactagtatatgatgcGGAACTACTCTTGAATTACTGCTGAACTTTTTCTAGATAACTCATtaatagtgctgtgtacctaaactcatgttcaggttcaggtccaggtccggattTAAGTCTgaaggttcaggttcaggtctggacctataaatgtggtagaaatacttttttcatacaaaaaatacatgcaaTTAGCAAATTATATAAAATCAGtggtaaacacaaaagctcagtaatgaacacaaaacagcagtgtttttgtctttttatagCACAAATTTCAAAAAGCACAACcatggaaggttttagatggtttagaacaaaacgGAGAAAAGcgagtgatttttttttgcaagtccgGTCTTGGATCCTGACTTGTAGGTTATTtaggacttgaacctaaactcttttacaagtccagttcaGGTCCGGGTTTAGGTAAACCGTATGCAGTATTACTCCTTAATTGCAGCTAAACTACTGCCAAAAACATGTATCATTCCAGGTTGGCAGTAATGCAGGTATAATCGGCATGACCAAAGAACACCTTGGCCTGGCGCTGGCCCTGAACGTGCCTGTCTTCGTGGTGGTGACAAAGATAGACATGTGCCCTCCCAACGTCCTCCTGGACACACTCAAGGTGCTGCAGAGATTACTGAAGTCTCCCGGCTGCAGGAAGATCCCCGTACTCGTCTCCAACAAGGACGACGTCATTACCTCAGCCACTAACTTCACAtcagaaaggtacatgtacatgtaattataaggAACATTGGAATCAAAGATGGAAACTTTTAAGGGTGGAAAacaagacctcatacctccatgaaattttTTCTTCtagtttttgtgtgcattttgtCATTACCTCAGCCACTTACTTCACCTTCCAAAAGTAAGGAACGTTTTGGAACTACGATAAATAAGAAATCAAAGGGTTCATACCTCAGCGGAATATTTTTAGTTTTTGCTTTATTGAGTATTCATTATTATGAATTTCTTGCTGATTCTGTCTAATGCATTTTTTCAACGGCTCTCATAAGACAACAGACATGTATAAAACAGGAccttgaagacaggaaatgagccTTTTATTggacctttctgggacctttgatctaacttcctgtcagtgtatGTGAAAACTAGTCACAGATAGACTACTGCATTCAAATAACCACGGACCTCTAACTCTAAGGTTACAGATTTACATAATCCTTAAGAACCAACATAATTCCTTCCGTCCTGTCCTTTTTTAGGGTGTGTCCCATCTTCCAGGTGTCTAATGTGACAGGTGAGAACCTGGACCTGCTGAAGATGTTCCTGAACCTGCTGTCAGGCCGCATGAGCTACGACGAACACGAACCCGCCGAGTTCCAGATAGACGACACCTACTCTGTACCAGTAAGTTGTTTAAAAGATGCACTATATATATGAGGGCTGTTTGTGCCCTATAACAGTACATTAAAAAGATGTAAAAGCTGTTCAGAATCAGAGATAGAAATTACTATTATGGAAATTATATCATGTATAATTTCAGGCTCCTACAATAACTCGAAGTTATTTTGGGGATGTTATACGACTTTTTTGAAAGTTGTTATATCGGAGGTTTAAAGAACAAGTTTTGAAGATTACTTCAGAACACTGACCCTTGACCTCAAGTCAGAAtgcagattttgacaaaaatgtctgGCATTTTTAACTGAATTTTAGGCTAGATCGATGCAAAAAGTTGAATTTTATATCCATAGCTTCTAAAATATTATTATAGGAATAGTTATTTTCTATCCAGTGACATCTGTCCAtaatgttttgaatgttttccGTTCCTTTTGCAGGGCGTAGGAACCGTGGTGTCGGGAACATGTCTAAGTGGAGTGATCCGACTGAACGACACAGTACTGCTGGGACCGGACCCCCTGGGCCAGTTCCAACCGGTCCCGGTCAAGAGCATCCACAGAAAGAGGATGCCGGTCAAGGAAGTCCGCGGGGGGCAGACCGCATCGTTCGCCCTCAAAAAGGTACAAAAACTGTATATAAATAATAAAGCTCTTTGTGCACAAGCAAGGAGTTAATACCTagccgacatttcggtgaccgtctgtcaccttcctcagggcaatacttcATGTTCTACCTCACCCTacagctaggtgttgctgctgcagtgtgaagattgcggtcccaaacgtgactgagtttgtatgtagcctggagtccaatcttcttagctttagtccgctacccaagcacCGCTCCATCTTGGCCAGGACTAAAGCTaggaaggctggactccaggctagttttTATTCCCCCCTTTAGAAAATCAGATCAGAAAATTTACTCCAGTACTGAACGGTGATCAGAGAAACAACATATCAAATAGGTGTGGCCTATGTATACTGGAGTAGACCGGTCAtgcagccaaccagatgaccagactggcagAAGACCCCCAGCAGTGGAGAGCCGTTACTGAATGCTTTGCTGCCCGGACGGCTgaataagctatgggagagagagagagatgtataCAAGACTTGAACAATATAAAcctagtacatttgtatgaaagGTTTTCACTTTATTGCCTCCATGTattgaggttttgtttttggtgtgtcagTTTGTTTGTCCATAGCTATTCTTATGAATACAGTAGAGAGGCTGGTTTCTACATCCCAGGCATGCTGTGGACCCTGACAGGatgttaggtcaaaggtcccagaaaggtcccggaatctcatttcctgtcttcaatttcctaCTATATGGTCTCCTACCGCaattaggctgttccattggtttacatgttatattacgcaACTTTTATGGCCGCAAAGCcaataaagaaacagtttttttgGAGATGTTTTTACTGTGAGCACACTTCTTTGTGAGGCACCGAAAAAAATGTCTCAAAACTTTGACCCAGCGAGCGATATTTATGGCATTCAAAACTGCACTTATCCACTATGTTCGCAAGAGGCTCTCTTCGGTCGCTAGTGCCTGACCGCATCACTCAGCACGAAAAACCGTGCACGTCCGTTAATCGCTCGGATGCCTAAACTTTCCTACACAATCCTGGCAGtaatacacaagctttcatctcaaatcctTTTTATATCAGATGGGGTCGattaaaggcaatttatgatccacctaaacacacccTGTTGGGGCCTATTCATATTTTCAGACCACGGATTCTTTAAGACTatacactcggagtaatacaggcacgagaccatatgtacatgtatgcttattGCCTTATGAGAGCCAGTGGGAAAAATGCATCAGACAGAATCACAGCAATGAATAAAACCAAAATTCGCAAAGACTATATATTTCACGGATGTACaatatcttttatctttattttttattgaaTTCTGCAGATCAAGCGCTCCTCCATCAGGAAGGGTATGGTGATGGTGTCACCTGACCTGCACCCACAGGCATGCTGGGAGTTTGAAGGAGAGATCCTCGTGCTGCATCACCCGACTACCATCAGTCCACGCTACCAGGCCATGGGTACGTTAAAACGCCATTTTGTAATAATCGGCCGCCAAAATTTGAGAGATTCTAGTTATGACAAATCTTCATGTAACAGGCCATGGGTATGTTGAAATGGCAATTTTGTAATAATCCGGAGCCAGAATTCGAGATATTCTAGACTAGAGTTATGACAAATCTTCATGTAACAGGCCATGGGTACGTTGAAACACCAATTTTGTAATTATCGGGCGGCAAAATTTGAGATATTCTAGTTGTGACAAATTGACTTTTTCAAGCACTTGTCAACGTATCAGTGTCGTTATTTCACATTTGGGACATAAAATGGTTTGCGCAGAAATTAAACAGTCCGCACAAGGAACGCTCATTTTGTGAAACCATCACGAAATGGACATGTATGTAGACAGAATGTGCAAGACTGTAAAAAGAATGTGTGCCTGGGCAAAAATGGACAAAATGGCTGACGACTCAAGCGGCGGTTGGAAGCGTTCCGATTTTAAAACATTCTCAGGACACAACAACATCGCATCATTAGTGACATTTCTTTGCAAATATATTCCCATTATAGTAGTAGATTTTACGATAGTACATACACAATGATTTGACAGTAGTACATGCAACGTACAATGTTGAGTGTTTCCGTTAGTACTAGTTAATGTAGACGTGaccgtttttttgtgtgttgtgttctgtCCAGTTCACGTTGGAAGTATACGCCAGACTgccaccatcatcaccatgagTAGAGACTGCCTACGTACTGGGGACAAGGCTCAAGTTCGCTTCAGATTCATCAAGAACCCTGAATACCTGCACGCCGACTGTCGGATGGTGTTCCGCGAGGGCAGAACAAAAGCCGTCGGGACTGTCACAAGGGTAAAACTGACGTCACATAACTTAGCACTTCTTAAGTATCTTGAAAATGTCATTTGTTTTAACGCTTGTCCTGCAATTTTTTTTACTCCATTTATTTcataaatttgatttcttaatcaggtcattttccctcGACTTTTTCTGCACTGCGGTGGCATTGTTACTTCCTTATTTGGTGTGTTTCACCTTTGGTGTGATGCGATTCTGAAAAATCcccccaacccgtacatatatGGGACGCACATaaaggctctgtaatgtgcaactaATGTATATAGAGatcccgcaggacaagggttttaaGAATCTTCAAAATGTCATTTATCTTGGAACTGcgcagacagactgagagccaaacGTTTAACCCGTAGGAAGAAAAATTTCAGctctaaataaaaaaaaatgcatggtctgtaactttttctcctCCTGTATAATGCTGTGTGAGCAAGCATTTATACTAACTAAAGGTCTATGATAAAGAATCTTGCTAAGGTTTAACCCATTATTGTCCACTTTAGTCTCTCTCCTTCAAATGCTACACTCAAAGAACACAAATCGAAAAAAATGCTCATAAATTatccaaagtacatgtaggctAACAAATAATTGCAAAGTTGCTATGTTTATCTCACTGCTTGCTTGATGCGGTTGAACAAAACACAAGTTACTTTCACCAATACTGAGGGGCACGTGAAATTCTTTTGTATATTGTTGAGTACATTGGCAAAATATCTTTACACGGCTTGATTTTCAACTTATGAtaataatacatttgtatctgaaacaaaattcaaaatcatttttaagaAGTGGCTggtctacctggatgtctaaccttcattgacattgtttttatctacatgtatgtttcagaTCTATCCACATGTCTCTGCTATGGCCCAGACTTCGCGCCAGAAGCCAGGGAAGCATCACCACGGACACCACTCCAAACACAAAGCCCAGGGGGGAGCCGGAGGGGGTGTGGGTAGTGCTGGAGGGGGTAGCACTACTACTACTGCAGGGGGGACAGGAACAGGGGCAGGGGGTGGAGCCAAAAAAGTTGTCAGTCCCGTGGATAGCACAGAGCCCGCTGCGTTAGAGAAGAGAATAAAACATGGTCCGACTACTGGTAACAAGCATTTAGGTACTCATGGAGAGGTGTAAGTGG is a window of Branchiostoma lanceolatum isolate klBraLanc5 chromosome 8, klBraLanc5.hap2, whole genome shotgun sequence DNA encoding:
- the LOC136439791 gene encoding GTP-binding protein 1-like, which produces MASAVDMPLDAANTVMSSDEDEMGMSQDGDNFFAQDVAEMTNGGLLSGIPAKKLLLAPDDDTLGILLNQLQARLMEGQGETIWEIGKPEDGDDVGLTEDELKASEDTLRKLADSIDAVVTPLRQRQLGSGYMTEYLIRKRVEEEDFMEVRVAVVGNVDAGKSTLLGVLTHGELDNGRGVARQKLFRHKHEIESGRTSSVGNDILGFDSDGNVVNKPDTHGGSLDWIKICQESNKVITFIDLAGHERYLKTTIFGMTGHAPDFCMLMVGSNAGIIGMTKEHLGLALALNVPVFVVVTKIDMCPPNVLLDTLKVLQRLLKSPGCRKIPVLVSNKDDVITSATNFTSERVCPIFQVSNVTGENLDLLKMFLNLLSGRMSYDEHEPAEFQIDDTYSVPGVGTVVSGTCLSGVIRLNDTVLLGPDPLGQFQPVPVKSIHRKRMPVKEVRGGQTASFALKKIKRSSIRKGMVMVSPDLHPQACWEFEGEILVLHHPTTISPRYQAMVHVGSIRQTATIITMSRDCLRTGDKAQVRFRFIKNPEYLHADCRMVFREGRTKAVGTVTRIYPHVSAMAQTSRQKPGKHHHGHHSKHKAQGGAGGGVGSAGGGSTTTTAGGTGTGAGGGAKKVVSPVDSTEPAALEKRIKHGPTTGNKHLGTHGEV